DNA from Aliarcobacter butzleri:
ATAGTTTTATACTTTTATCCAAAAGATTTAACTCCTGGTTGTACAACTGAAGCTTGCGATTTTACAGATAAACACTCATTTTTTGATGATTTAGATGCTGTTGTTATAGGAGTAAGTCCTGATGATACAGAAAAACACAGAAAATTTATTGATAAATATGACTTAACAATAACTTTATTATCTGATGAAACGAAAAAAATATGTCAAGATTTTGGTGTTTGGCAACTGAAAAAATTTATGGGTAAAGAGTTTATGGGTGTAGTAAGAAGCACTTTTATTATAAATCCTGAAGGAAAAATTGCAGCTTTTTGGGATAAAGTAAGTGTTAGAAAAACAAAAAGTGTAAAAGGTGAAAAAATCGAAATTTTACATGTTGATGAAGTTAGAACTAAACTTCAAGAATTACAATCAAACTAATAGGAAAAATGATGAAAAAAACGTTTAACAAAGCTCTATTTTTAGGTGCAATATCTCTACTTTCAAGTAATTTATTAGCTGATGAAACTATTTGTTATAAAAATGGTTTAGATTTACCTTCTCAAATTGAAACTTCAAAACTTGATGGTGGAATTTGTGAAGGAAAATTGACTTTAAATGATATGAAAAAATCTGGTTGGGATATTTTAGATATTCAAGTTACAACATCTCAAAATAAACTTAGCTATTCATACTATTTTTATAAAAATACAAATCAAGCTTTATCAAATACACCTAAAACTTATGCAAATAGTTTAAACTATTCTAAAAAAGAGTTTTCAATCAAACCTATTGGTGCAAAAGTTGTAAATCTAAAAGATAACCAAAGTACAATTGAAATTGGTAATTTAACTGTTGGACAATCTGGTATTGTTGTACATATTTATGATAATGATAAAAGATTAATTGTTGCAAATGCAAAAGTTATCAGTTCAACTCCTACTTCATCAGTTGTTGAATATTTTCCTTTTGATGACTTAAAACAAGATGCTATTCCAACTACAAAAAGAGTTGTAACAAATAATGATGTAATCGTTTTAAATTATATGTACAATCAATCTTTATTAATTGCACCTGATTATGATAGCTTCCAAGCAGTAAGAAGTGATTTTAAACAAAATAACTTTATTCACTCAGATATTTTTGGTACAAAATTAAAAGTAAATAATCAACCTTTCCCAACAAAAGAAGATATTCAAAAATTTGCAATTGAACAAAACTTAGGAACAATCTTCTTTGTATTAGATAGTAAAGTATATATTCTTGATACAAAAACATTTGCTATATTAGATGTTTATAGCTTTCCTGTAAATATAAAAGAGAAACAAATGCCATTTTATACAAGAGTTGAAGAGATAAAAGGACCTCTTATTGATTTTTCATCTATTCCATTTTTCTCTGATAAAGAAGATTTAGGTTATGATGATTATTATAAGCAAATTTTAGGATTAAAATAATGATTGATAAAAAACATTTAGATTATTTAACTTCTATTGTAGGTGTTGAAAATATAAAAAGTGATAAAGCTCACTTAATTGCTTTTTGTTATGATGCAACAAGAAGTAGATTTGAACCTGATGCTGTAGTTTTTCCAAGACATGAACAGGACGTTAGTGATATTTTAAAATATTGTAATGAACATAAAATAGTTATCGTTCCAAGAGGAGCTGGTTCAGGTTTTACTGGTGGTGCACTTCCAGCAAATGGTGGAATTATTCTTTCACTTGAAAGACATATGAATAAACTACTTGAAATTGATATGGAAAATATGGTTGGAGTTGTTCAACCAGGACTTATAAATATGCAATTTCAAAAAGCAGTTGAAGAAGTAGGACTATTTTATCCACCAGATCCAGCAAGTGAGGAATATTCGTCTCTTGGAGGAAATGTAAGTGAAAACGCAGGTGGAATGAGAGCTGCAAAATATGGTATTACAAAAGATTATGTAATGGCATTAAGAGCAGTTTTACCAAATGGAGATATTATAGTTGCTGGTAAAAAAACTATTAAAGATGTAGCAGGTTATAACACAGCTGGAATTTTAATAGCAAGTGAAGGAACTTTAGCAGTTATCACTGAAATTACTTTAAAACTAATTCCAAAACCAAAATTCAAAAAAACATATATGGGAGTTTTTCCTAGCGTTGATAGTGCCATGACAGCTGTTTTTAAATCACTTGCTGCTGGTGCTAATCCTGTTGCAATGGAATTTTTAGATGCTCTTGTAATTAAAGCATTAAAACAAAAATTTCCTCATATTAGCCTTCCTGAAAATGCAGGTGGAATTTTAGTTGGTGATGTTGATGCAAGTAGTGAAGATGAAATAAACTCTCAATTAGAAACTTTAAAAAACTCTTTTGCACAAAATGGTTCTATTGATTTTATAGTGGCAAGTGATGAAGAAGAGAGCAAAAAGCTTTGGTTTGCAAGAAGAAATGCAAGTCCAGCAACTATGATTTATGGAACTAAAAAATTAAATGAAGATATTTCTGTTCCAAGAAGTAAATTACCAGTTGCATTAGAAGGAATCTATAAAATTGGTGGAAAATATGGATTCAACGTTCCTTGTTTTGGTCATGCAGGAGATGGAAATATCCACGTAAATGTTATGGTTAAAGACAAAACAAATGAAAAAGAGATGGAAGATGGACATAAAGCTATCGAAGAAATTTTTCAATATGTTGTAGATTTAGGTGGAACTTTAAGTGGAGAACATGGTATTGGACTTTCAAAAGCACCATTTATGAATATTGCATTTACTGAAGCTGAGATGAATCTATTTAGAAGTATCAAAAAAGCTTTTGACCCAAATAACATCTTAAATCCTTTTAAAATGGGATTATAATTTAGTTATGCAAAAAGAAGATGGTAATATAAATCTTTTAAAAAAATTTATTCTTGCTGTTGATTCATTTTTTAATGATGATACAACTTACTATGCAGCGAGTTTAAGTTTTTTTACTATCTTCTCTATTTTACCAATAATTGCTCTAGCAATAGCAATTATTTCAAATTTTCCAGAATTTCATGCTTATATGAATACTTTTACTATTTATCTGTTTAATTTTATAAATCCAACTCATTCAAAAGATATAATCGAAGCTTTAGAAAACTATATTTCTAATTCAAACAAATTAGGATTTTTAGGAATTATTTATATGATATTTGTTTTTGTGATGTTTTTTAAAGATTATGATTATATTGTAAATAAAATTCACGAAACAATAAGACGTCCTGTTATATTATCTTTTTTTATTTATTCTTTATTTTTTATAATATTTCCTCTATTTTTTGTCATTTTAACTTTTGTTTTGTCATTCTTAGAAAATGATTTTTTGCGAAACTCTATATCTTTTATATTTACTTGGTTTATATTTTTTAGTTTATTTAAATTAAGTGCAAATAAAAAAATAGCTAATTATGCAGCTTTAATATCATCATTTTTTACTTTAGCAGTTTTAAGTATCTCTAAAAATCTATTTATTTATTATGTAATTTATAATAAAACTTATACAACTATTTATGGTTCACTTGCTACTTTATTGTTTACATTTTTTTGGATTTATGTTTCATGGATAATATATTTATATGGAATAAAGATGTGTCACAAACTAGATTTAAAAATGAAAAAATCTTAATTTTTCACTAAATCTAATAATTTATCATTTAAAGAAATGTGTAAATTTCCTTTTGAATCATTTTGATTAAAATCTACAATTTTATAACAATCAAAACACAATATTATAATATTTTCAAAATGGTAAGTACCACCATCTTTTATCTCTTTTGCAAAAGCTGTATGAACATCAGTTAATTCAGCTAAAAATTTTCCACATCTATTACAACAACCCTCATCTCTTCTATAAACAAACTCTTTTCTTTTTAGCCAGTCAACTGGATATTTAAAATTTGTTGCCGAATTTAAGTTATATCCATTCCAAAGTTTATCTTTTTGAATTGATTTTTGAGTAGTTTTTATATATTCAAAGTTTTGAAATTGTTTAACAATATTTTCAATCATTAAACTTTTTCTAACTTTTAGATTTGTTTCATTTTCAAAATGTTTTGAGACACTGTAATCTATTTTAATTTTTGGATGATTAGTTTTCATATAAGATTCTAAAATTTCTAAAAATATTTCAAATTCATCAATTTTAGTATCTTCTTTTGTAGAAAACATCTTTTTTAGTGTCTCAATCAAAATTAGTCCTCTTTAGATCTTTTTACATCTGCACCAATAAGAGAAAGTTTACCTTCAAGATTTTCATACCCTCTATCAAGATGATAAATTCTGTGAATATTTGTCTCTCCGTTAGCTACAAGTGCAGCTAATACAAGAGCAGAAGAAGCTCTCAAATCAGTAGCCATAACATCTGTTCCATTTAAGCTTCCCATTTTACCATTGATTGTCGCAATATTTCCATTTAGATGAATATCTGCTCCAAGTCTTAAAAGTTCACTAACATGCATAAATCTATTTTCAAATAATCTTTCATCAATAGTACTTGTTCCATTTGCTTGAGTTGCAAGTGCCATAAATTGTGCTTGCATATCTGTTGGAAATCCAGGATATTCTGTTGTGATTATGTTTACAGGTTTTATTTCATTTGTTGGTAAAATTGTAACACTATTTTCATCTTGTAATACTTCAAAATTCATTTCTTCAAGTTTTGAAATAACTGCTTCAAGATGTAAAGGAATAACTTTGTTTATTTTTAACTTTTTATTTGTAATTGCAGCAGCACACATATAAGTTCCAGCTTCGATTCTATCAGGAATTACATCAAAAGGTTTTATATCAATTAATTTTTGTCCTGTTCCTTCTATTACAATTTTTGATGTTCCAATACCTTCTATTTTAACACCACTATTTGCTAAAACTTCACAAAGCTGTACAATTTCAGGTTCTTTTGCTGCATTTATAATTGTTGTTACACCATGGGCAAGAGCTGCTGCCATAACTATATTTTCAGTTCCACCAACAGTTACTTTATCAAATACAATTTTTGCACCTTTTAAACCATTTGGTGCTGTTGCTTTTATATATCCTTGAAGAATCTCTATTTTTGCACCCATTTGCTCTAATGCTTTTAAGTGTAAATCAACTGGTCTTTGACCTATTGCACAACCTCCTGGAAGAGAAACTTCGCAATGTCCAAATCTAGCTAATAATGGACCTAAAACTAAAATTGAAGCTCTCATAGTTTTTACAATATCATAAGTTGCTGTCGTATTATTTATAGTTGAAGTATTTATTTTTACTTTGTTTTCTTCTTTTACAAAACTTCCACCAAGTTTTAAAATAAGTTTTAAAAAAGTATTTATATCTACAACATTTGGTAAATTACCAATAGTAATCTCATTTTTTCCTAAAATTGTACAAGCAATCAAAGGTAAAGCAGCATTTTTTGCTCCAGATATTTCTACACTTCCTGAAATATCTTTTCCACCAACAATTTTTAAATATTCCATAATCTTCCTATAAACAGTCATTTTTGGGCTAATATTATCTAAAATAAGCTTTATTTTTTACCTTATTTTAATAGCATAAGCACTACAATCGCATTTTTATACGATTAAGGAATTATTTTGGATGAACAATTATCAAAAGGAATAAAATATATACTTCTTGCTTCATTTTTATTTGCACTTATGAGTGTTGCTGCAAAACATTTAAGTAACTCTATGAGCTCAGTAGAAGTTGTATTTTTTAGAAATATTTTTGGAGTAATATTTATTTTAATATCTATTTATCGCTCTCCATTAAAACAACTTGGTGGAAAATTTTGGTTATTAGTATTTAGAGGATTTATTGGCTTTGTTTCACTTTTATTTTTCTTTTATAATATTGCAAATATCCCTTTAGGTGAAGCCATGACTTTTTCAAAAACTTCAGCGATTTTCACAGCAATTTTTGCTTATTTATTTTTAAAAGAAAAACTTGGTTTTAAAGGCTGGATTGGAGTTTTTGTAGGATTTATAGGAATTTTATTTATCACTGAATTTAATGGAACAAATTTAGAAAAAAGTGACTATTTAGGGATACTTTCAGGAATAGGAGCTGCACTTGCATATACTTCTGTGAGAGAATTAAGAAGATATTATGATTCAAGAGCAATAGTTTTATCTTTTATGGCAATAGGAGCACTTGGACCACTAATTTTAATGATAATTGGAAATTTTTATACAAACCCTCATCTTGATTTTATGTTAGCAACTTTTATAATGCCAGAAGTAAATGATTGGATATTTATTATCTTATTAGGAATTTTTGCAACTTTTGCACAAATCTTTATGACAAAAGCATATTCTTTTGCAAAAGCTGGAATTATAGGCACTATTTCATATAGTGATATAGCATTTTCAATAATATTAGGAACTCTTTTAGGAGATAAAATCCCTTC
Protein-coding regions in this window:
- the bcp gene encoding thioredoxin-dependent thiol peroxidase, which translates into the protein MLKIGDNAPSFCAPNQDDVEICSRDLAGKWIVLYFYPKDLTPGCTTEACDFTDKHSFFDDLDAVVIGVSPDDTEKHRKFIDKYDLTITLLSDETKKICQDFGVWQLKKFMGKEFMGVVRSTFIINPEGKIAAFWDKVSVRKTKSVKGEKIEILHVDEVRTKLQELQSN
- a CDS encoding plasminogen-binding N-terminal domain-containing protein; protein product: MKKTFNKALFLGAISLLSSNLLADETICYKNGLDLPSQIETSKLDGGICEGKLTLNDMKKSGWDILDIQVTTSQNKLSYSYYFYKNTNQALSNTPKTYANSLNYSKKEFSIKPIGAKVVNLKDNQSTIEIGNLTVGQSGIVVHIYDNDKRLIVANAKVISSTPTSSVVEYFPFDDLKQDAIPTTKRVVTNNDVIVLNYMYNQSLLIAPDYDSFQAVRSDFKQNNFIHSDIFGTKLKVNNQPFPTKEDIQKFAIEQNLGTIFFVLDSKVYILDTKTFAILDVYSFPVNIKEKQMPFYTRVEEIKGPLIDFSSIPFFSDKEDLGYDDYYKQILGLK
- a CDS encoding FAD-binding oxidoreductase translates to MIDKKHLDYLTSIVGVENIKSDKAHLIAFCYDATRSRFEPDAVVFPRHEQDVSDILKYCNEHKIVIVPRGAGSGFTGGALPANGGIILSLERHMNKLLEIDMENMVGVVQPGLINMQFQKAVEEVGLFYPPDPASEEYSSLGGNVSENAGGMRAAKYGITKDYVMALRAVLPNGDIIVAGKKTIKDVAGYNTAGILIASEGTLAVITEITLKLIPKPKFKKTYMGVFPSVDSAMTAVFKSLAAGANPVAMEFLDALVIKALKQKFPHISLPENAGGILVGDVDASSEDEINSQLETLKNSFAQNGSIDFIVASDEEESKKLWFARRNASPATMIYGTKKLNEDISVPRSKLPVALEGIYKIGGKYGFNVPCFGHAGDGNIHVNVMVKDKTNEKEMEDGHKAIEEIFQYVVDLGGTLSGEHGIGLSKAPFMNIAFTEAEMNLFRSIKKAFDPNNILNPFKMGL
- a CDS encoding YihY family inner membrane protein, coding for MQKEDGNINLLKKFILAVDSFFNDDTTYYAASLSFFTIFSILPIIALAIAIISNFPEFHAYMNTFTIYLFNFINPTHSKDIIEALENYISNSNKLGFLGIIYMIFVFVMFFKDYDYIVNKIHETIRRPVILSFFIYSLFFIIFPLFFVILTFVLSFLENDFLRNSISFIFTWFIFFSLFKLSANKKIANYAALISSFFTLAVLSISKNLFIYYVIYNKTYTTIYGSLATLLFTFFWIYVSWIIYLYGIKMCHKLDLKMKKS
- a CDS encoding HNH endonuclease, translating into MIETLKKMFSTKEDTKIDEFEIFLEILESYMKTNHPKIKIDYSVSKHFENETNLKVRKSLMIENIVKQFQNFEYIKTTQKSIQKDKLWNGYNLNSATNFKYPVDWLKRKEFVYRRDEGCCNRCGKFLAELTDVHTAFAKEIKDGGTYHFENIIILCFDCYKIVDFNQNDSKGNLHISLNDKLLDLVKN
- the murA gene encoding UDP-N-acetylglucosamine 1-carboxyvinyltransferase, which produces MEYLKIVGGKDISGSVEISGAKNAALPLIACTILGKNEITIGNLPNVVDINTFLKLILKLGGSFVKEENKVKINTSTINNTTATYDIVKTMRASILVLGPLLARFGHCEVSLPGGCAIGQRPVDLHLKALEQMGAKIEILQGYIKATAPNGLKGAKIVFDKVTVGGTENIVMAAALAHGVTTIINAAKEPEIVQLCEVLANSGVKIEGIGTSKIVIEGTGQKLIDIKPFDVIPDRIEAGTYMCAAAITNKKLKINKVIPLHLEAVISKLEEMNFEVLQDENSVTILPTNEIKPVNIITTEYPGFPTDMQAQFMALATQANGTSTIDERLFENRFMHVSELLRLGADIHLNGNIATINGKMGSLNGTDVMATDLRASSALVLAALVANGETNIHRIYHLDRGYENLEGKLSLIGADVKRSKED
- a CDS encoding DMT family transporter, which gives rise to MDEQLSKGIKYILLASFLFALMSVAAKHLSNSMSSVEVVFFRNIFGVIFILISIYRSPLKQLGGKFWLLVFRGFIGFVSLLFFFYNIANIPLGEAMTFSKTSAIFTAIFAYLFLKEKLGFKGWIGVFVGFIGILFITEFNGTNLEKSDYLGILSGIGAALAYTSVRELRRYYDSRAIVLSFMAIGALGPLILMIIGNFYTNPHLDFMLATFIMPEVNDWIFIILLGIFATFAQIFMTKAYSFAKAGIIGTISYSDIAFSIILGTLLGDKIPSFLIVLGIILIIISGLLVSTKKN